The Cryptomeria japonica chromosome 2, Sugi_1.0, whole genome shotgun sequence region ttcgaccgcatttgggtctttgcattagtggacgaatccctaagcctgatcggagacccaaaacatgctccagtcaaagaaaattgtatttttcatcattttgcgcTACCTTTTGTTGctacctatcctaaattagggcaggacaggggtgtggcgcccctatctcCCTAGGACAGGGGCTTGGTGTCATTATCCTCTTAGGATAGGGGTATGgtgcccttgtcctagccctattttgggccccctttggtccccccttgcattgggcttgtcaattgttgagcaggaaaagttttcctatgttggcctaagacgggaaattatctaaacacccctaattggcaagtatataaggagcacttcccctcctatttgcataagttgaTAATAGGTGAAAATAAGCAATAAGAAAAATCAAGtacaagcattgaagcattcattcAAGTATTGAGAATTTCAAGTCTCCtctcaaggctaggtgttgcattcaagataaggattcaaccattgaagagaagatttctatcaacactcaagacatcctatttcacgtatccattcaagaaaattcatctacaaaggtatcaacatctCAATTTGCATCCCCTTCTTGAGCtggattttacttcagacatttcttTTCATTTACTTGCAGTATTTTACAAccgcttggttaattccaaaatggggtttggcctgaaggaaaacccccaatcccaacaatattttcctctcttttttgtgtgtaggttgcaggtgcacgatTGTAATTGtgggtttaggcttcatttttagagatggaaaaacccttttcaacgcagattttttggaggaccgtgcatTATTTACACACGCTCCCTACAACTTTTGATTGGATTTCCAAGAAAGCTTCgtctcgacattctactactaattccaggtgcacaacttcatcccgcatctctatctcaagatataatcgtttCTTTATCTTTTCTGCACTTcatctcaatttgcttaattcaactagtctattacaaaagagggtcaatttactttcctaatagttccaaatttactgcaattcatttagtattcaatctcttaccattggggattggatctagtgaattcaacccctcttttgaatgtaatgtgtgaaaaattgaagggcatcctttgtgaaactttcatccctcttttgaggggagtaaagctttccacctGATCTcacctcatcatttttcaccatattataaatgtatcttcatcagctaTGGTGTCAGTGTGAAggggtacaagctttgggatccagtTGTAGAGAAGGTTCTCTACAACAAAAGTGTTATCTTTCGTGAGCTGAAACCTTCTACACTAGATTTGTAACTagagaaggaagagaaacaaaagaaggaggtagttcaaatTCCAACCACTCCTGAGAGAGTTGAACTATGTAATCCTGCAAGACCTGATAATGAGGGGATCTCTAGTATATTAGAGAGTTCGgaagaggaacaagatcctcaACCTCAATCTTTGAGGAGGTCTACACATGAAAAGTGGCCACCTGACagatatggttattcatttgaaaggtttggatatcCTATGTTGGATTCTAGTTGTATTTGTGCTTTGATTACTAACAATGATGAACCTAGGATtgttagagaggctatgggtatgcaTGTTACAGATTAttggatggaagccatgaatgaagagATGGCTACATTGAAGAAGAATGCTACATGGGATCTGGTACCTTTTCTTGAAGGACAGAAATTCGTTGGTTGTAAATAGGTGTTCAAAAGAAACTTATTCCAGATGGCAATGTTGAGAAGTACAAGGCACGATTGATTGCGAAGGGATATTCCGaggtggagggaattgattatggggagatatTCTCTCCTGTAGCTAAGTTGACATCCATTCGGCTTTTGTCATCACTCACGGAAGCTTATGACTTGGAAGTCAAGCAgaggatgtgaagacaactttccttcatggtaAATTGggggaggaaatttacatgtcacAACCAAAGCACTTCATGGAGAAAGTTAAAGAAAATCTGGTATGCAAGTTAAAGAAATCTCTTTTTGGTCTTAAGtaatctcctagaatgtggtaccagaaattcgACACCTATATGTTGTCACtgggatttctgagatctaaatctgACCATTGTGTTTATTACGAAGTTGAAAAATGGTCATATTCTCATTATTGtcctatatgttgatgatatgttgtttattgggaatgggaagagaatgatttcagatttgaagtcGCAGTTGTTATCACGGTTCGAGATGTAAGATCTAAGTGCAGCTAGGTACattttgggaatggagatcaaaagggatagagCTCACTATAAGTTTTGGGTCAGCCAGAGAAAGCATCTAAACTCTATGTTGGAAAGATTCAACATGACACATTGTAGCCAGTTAGTTATTCCTGCTCTACAGGGGACGAAGCTTTTTGTGGAAGACTGTCCAAAGTATCGTACTGAGATGGAGGACATGACTAGAGTTCCTTATGCAAGTGTTGTTGGTATCctaatgtatgctatggtttgtacaaggcCAGACATTGTACAAGCAGTGGGAGTCCTTAGTTGGTTTATGAATAATCCTAGATGGGTGCATTGGGATGCAGTGAAGAGAGTGTTCAAATATCTGCGGGGTACTTTTGAGTATTCCTTGTGTTTCCATGGTAATATAACTCAACCTCATAATTCCTTGAGTATTCATGGGTATGTTGACTCTGATTAGCCAGGTGACATTGACAGCAGAAGATCCATTGGTGGATATGTGTTCACGATTTTTGGTGGTGCAgtaagttggatgagtaagcaacaagttGTAGTCGCTTTATCCACAACTGAAGTAGAGTccatggcagctactcatgcttgcaaATAATCTTTATGGCTTAAGATATTATGCTTGGATATTAGTTTTGATGCAGGACATATTACTATATGTtgtgatagccagagtgtcatttgTTTAGCGAAGAATCATGCtttccatgctagaacaaagcatattgatgcACAATTTCATTTTGTTTATGATATGGTGGAAGATAGAAAGGTCAAGTTGGAGAAAATTGATACTTTGGTGAATGTTTCAGATGCACTGATGAAGCTAGTGAGCActgagaagttcagatggtgtgtCTATTCTATGGGCCTTAGGGCCTTGAGCAATTGACAGAGTTTTTTGACTCTTGACAAgtcttcgacaagtgggagaatgttgggattaaggtgtctcaaccttagagtccaaactttctaatttaattatttgttttatttttccaCTTTGAAAGTCCTAAAGTTTTGAGAACTAGTGTCATATGTTGCTACGTTGAGTTTATGataaattttctattatgattatggcAGTTTCTAGTTTGATGaaagagtcatggagagttatattttggcagattgcattttttatttgacttCACTTTGACAAGTGTTGTGAGGTAAGGAAGGCACCTATTTGGTCATGGTAACTTCTATGTTTTACTTACATTGAATTTGGCAAGATGATGGTTATGGAAGAGATATGTGTTGTTGCTTCAgaagttgctatgtgcaacgtGTCATTGGATTAGCAAGGTGTTTCTTGTGACACAACATACCTCATGGGCTttgaagttggttttggaaaccatgtgcACATACCACTTTGTGATGAtctctataaatatgttgatgtCTTAGTGGTTTTGTATGAGACAAGTTAAAGGCGTTGTTATGTTGCTGAAATTATTCTTGAAATCTCTGTTGTAACTACTCCTGAAGAGCATTGGCTCTATACATTGTATTGTAACTGTTCTTGTTGCTAAAT contains the following coding sequences:
- the LOC131863191 gene encoding secreted RxLR effector protein 161-like — encoded protein: MTHCSQLVIPALQGTKLFVEDCPKYRTEMEDMTRVPYASVVGILMYAMVCTRPDIVQAVGVLSWFMNNPRWVHWDAVKRVFKYLRGDIDSRRSIGGYVFTIFGGAVSWMSKQQVVVALSTTEVESMAATHACK